In the Mauremys mutica isolate MM-2020 ecotype Southern chromosome 13, ASM2049712v1, whole genome shotgun sequence genome, one interval contains:
- the LOC123347310 gene encoding olfactory receptor 11L1-like, with protein MTNSTTVVEFWLLGFHSLPGWQTLLFIVFLVIYILTITGNIVIISVVRLEPQLHLPMYSFLQNLSFLEICYTSTIMPKMLANLLVERKAISFAGCMAQLYCFVFLGATECFLLAVMAYDRYLAICYPLHYTVAMSDASCTRLAMVSWVTGIFTGLLPCLLISRLPFCGSNQIKHFFCDIPPLLKLSCSDTSTTEVVIFILSLLVLVSCLLLTLVSYLFIILTILKIPSSSGKRKTFSTCGSHLAVVAIYYGTMISMYVRPTSSLPSELNKIVSVFYTIITPLLNPVIYSLRNKDFRDALKKVISRQCSLHRV; from the coding sequence ATGACCAACAGCACCACAGTGGTGGAGTTCTGGCTACTGGGGTTCCATAGCCTTCCTGGCTGGCAGACCCTGCTCTTCATTGTGTTCTTGGTCATCTACATCCTAACCATCACAGGGAACATTGTCATCATCTCGGTGGTGAGGCTGGAACCCCAGCTCCACTTGCCCATGTACTCCTTCCTCCAGAACCTCTCCTTTCTGGAGATCTGCTACACCAGCACCATCATGCCCAAGATGCTGGCCAACCTACTGGTAGAGAGGAAGGCCATCTCGTTTGCTGGATGCATGGCACAGCTCTATTGCTTTGTCTTCCTGGGGGCCACTGAGTGCTTCCTCCTGGCGGTGATGGCTTACGACAGGTACCTCGCCATATGTTACCCATTACATTACACAGTGGCCATGAGTGATGCATCTTGTACCCGTCTGGCCATGGTCTCCTGGGTGACTGGCATCTTCACCGGGCTCTTACCCTGCTTGCTAATCTCCAGacttcctttctgtggctccaaCCAGATTAAACACTTCTTCTGTGATATCCCTCCATTGCTCAAGCTCTCCTGCTCAGACACCTCCACTACTGAGGTCGTCATATTCATTCTCTCCCTCCTGGTCCTTGTCAGCTGTCTGCTGCTGACCCTAGTGTCTTACCTCTTCATCATTCTCACCATCCTGAAgatcccctcctcctctgggaagAGGAAGACCTTCTCCACCTGTGGCTCACACCTGGCCGTGGTGGCCATCTACTATGGCACCATGATCTCCATGTATGTCCGCCCTACCTCCAGCCTGCCCTCGGAGCTCAATAAGATTGTCTCTGTGTTCTACACCATCATCACCCCCCTCCTGAACCCcgtcatctacagcctgaggaacaaggacttCAGGGATGCTTTAAAGAAAGTAATCAGCAGGCAGTGCAGTCTCCACAGAGTGTAA